One Chitinophaga parva DNA segment encodes these proteins:
- a CDS encoding DUF4175 family protein, protein MNKGGEIILQLQQRWKLKGLLVNALRGLALGLILCGLLQVSRQWSVCWLLPLWILSTLAFYFIFPYRRITAKDVTTWIDQHCPEMEDSSALLLEPAPAGLAALQADKVGNVLEGLHVPAPLGHALRSALLLAGGSLLVLVMMWYVSSRQVPAGANHTAAAGAPAPRPAGIAAVQVMVEAPAYTRQGKTTQADFDLKVPAGSHVQWMLRTDKPTAQLALRFNDSLEVPLQTKDSVHWQLERVVQLPGFYQVKLHGVLSALYKLEVIRDQPPQVEITAPAAYTLIDYGQPPQVQLQARLEDDYGLQKATLFVTVASGSGEAVKFRDLQFPLPLQPGARQAGATKLLSLRAFNMQPGDELYCYISAADALHQEARSERAMIVWQDTAQLMKLEGMTNGVDLKPAFFRSERQIIIETEQLLRDKDTISLQHFQEKSSDLGMDQKLLRLRYGQFLGEEAEEGTEHREALDALNNPADFSNAAKILDLVTDKHDNAEDATFFDPKTKAQLKATLTEMWNAELRLRTYDPAGALPFAYKALRMLKDLQQQSRAYVAKTGAKLAPLKPEKRLTGELGKIAGPLTERDIRNLNPDTLYRISLGLLEQWRDGQAPDGHQQQLLQRAGIQLATQAVRDPGGYLPAVAALRRMLATGPSAMDLQVAERALQQLVPVPPFQPYRRPQVVDMNLSKTYFEQLKEGKNK, encoded by the coding sequence TTGAACAAAGGTGGTGAGATCATATTACAACTACAGCAACGGTGGAAGCTAAAAGGCTTGCTGGTAAATGCTTTGCGGGGACTGGCATTGGGCCTTATCCTGTGCGGCCTGCTGCAGGTAAGCCGGCAATGGAGTGTGTGCTGGCTGCTGCCTTTATGGATACTTTCCACGCTGGCATTTTATTTCATATTTCCTTACCGCAGGATCACCGCAAAAGATGTAACCACCTGGATAGACCAACACTGCCCGGAAATGGAAGACAGCAGCGCCCTGCTGCTGGAGCCGGCGCCCGCAGGGCTGGCGGCTTTGCAGGCAGATAAAGTGGGAAACGTGCTGGAAGGCCTGCACGTGCCGGCGCCACTGGGTCATGCCTTGCGTAGCGCCTTGTTACTGGCTGGCGGCAGCCTGCTGGTGCTGGTGATGATGTGGTACGTGAGCAGCCGGCAGGTTCCGGCAGGCGCCAATCACACGGCGGCAGCAGGCGCACCGGCACCCCGCCCCGCAGGTATTGCCGCGGTGCAGGTGATGGTGGAAGCACCGGCTTATACCCGTCAGGGAAAAACTACCCAGGCTGATTTTGACCTGAAGGTGCCAGCGGGCAGCCATGTGCAATGGATGCTGCGCACTGATAAACCCACGGCACAACTGGCGCTCCGGTTCAATGATTCACTGGAAGTGCCTTTGCAAACAAAGGACAGCGTGCACTGGCAACTCGAAAGAGTGGTGCAGCTGCCAGGATTTTACCAGGTGAAATTACATGGCGTCTTATCTGCGTTATATAAACTGGAAGTGATCAGGGACCAGCCGCCCCAGGTGGAGATCACAGCACCCGCTGCTTACACGCTCATAGACTATGGGCAACCGCCGCAGGTACAACTGCAGGCCCGCCTGGAAGATGATTATGGGCTGCAAAAGGCCACGCTGTTTGTCACGGTGGCCAGTGGAAGCGGGGAGGCGGTAAAGTTCAGGGACCTGCAATTTCCGCTGCCATTGCAGCCTGGCGCCCGCCAGGCAGGGGCAACAAAGCTGCTAAGCCTCCGCGCATTCAACATGCAGCCGGGGGATGAGCTTTACTGCTACATCAGCGCAGCAGATGCCCTGCACCAGGAGGCCCGCTCTGAGCGCGCCATGATCGTATGGCAGGATACCGCCCAACTCATGAAACTGGAAGGCATGACCAACGGGGTGGACCTGAAACCGGCTTTCTTCCGCAGTGAGCGCCAGATCATCATTGAAACAGAACAACTGCTGCGCGATAAGGACACCATATCCCTGCAGCACTTCCAGGAAAAAAGCAGTGACCTGGGCATGGACCAGAAACTGCTGCGCCTGCGCTACGGCCAGTTCCTGGGCGAAGAAGCGGAGGAAGGAACGGAGCACCGCGAGGCCCTGGATGCGCTGAACAACCCGGCTGATTTCAGCAACGCGGCCAAGATACTGGACCTGGTAACAGACAAGCATGATAACGCGGAAGATGCCACCTTCTTTGATCCAAAGACCAAAGCACAACTCAAAGCCACGCTCACCGAAATGTGGAATGCGGAATTACGCCTGCGCACGTACGATCCCGCGGGTGCCCTGCCTTTTGCTTACAAGGCCCTTCGCATGCTCAAGGACCTGCAGCAGCAAAGCCGCGCCTACGTGGCCAAAACCGGCGCAAAACTGGCGCCCCTGAAACCGGAAAAGCGACTGACCGGTGAACTGGGTAAAATTGCCGGCCCACTAACGGAAAGGGATATACGTAATTTAAACCCGGACACATTATACCGCATCAGCCTTGGCCTGCTGGAACAATGGCGCGATGGCCAAGCGCCGGACGGGCACCAGCAGCAACTGTTGCAGCGCGCAGGCATACAACTGGCCACCCAGGCCGTGCGCGATCCGGGGGGCTACCTGCCCGCGGTGGCCGCCCTGCGCCGTATGCTGGCAACGGGTCCGTCTGCAATGGATCTGCAGGTGGCAGAACGGGCCTTGCAGCAATTAGTGCCGGTGCCCCCCTTTCAGCCTTACCGGCGGCCGCAGGTGGTGGACATGAACCTGTCTAAAACTTATTTTGAACAATTGAAGGAAGGGAAAAATAAATGA
- a CDS encoding TldD/PmbA family protein: MKRKEFLQWSAMGLGAFMVPSLPAFARAIDPAEALNEGIDVRLKKELADVALSAAKAKGATYADVRIGRYLNQFVLTRENRVQNVANTESFGVGIRVIANGCWGFAATNKVTKEDIARTAERAVAVAKANSRVPADPVQLAPQKGYGEVAWKTPIETSAFSVPVKDKVDLLLKVNSIAMGAGANFVNSGIFASNEQKYFASTDGSYIDQDIHRIYPQFNVTKIDKASGKFETRASLSSPMGMGYEYLTPTPEAKVSGIVTRYKDRYDMLEDVKNAAADVTQKISAKSVEPGKYDLLLDPSHLWLTIHESVAHPTELDRVLGYEANYAGTSFLTLDKWRSGNFQFGSKLVNIVADKAQPHSLGAVGYDDEGVAPKKWDLIKDGVLVNYQAIRDQAHIIGLKESQGCCYAQSWSDVQFQRMPNVSLQPGKDTLSVDDMIKNIKKGIYIIGNGSFSIDQQRYNFQFGGQTFYEIKEGKITGMLKDVAYQANTREFWNSCSAIADKRDYRLGGAFNDGKGQPSQSNAVSHGSSTARFDGVNVINTARKIG, from the coding sequence TTGAAAAGAAAAGAATTTCTACAGTGGTCCGCTATGGGCCTGGGGGCATTCATGGTGCCTTCCCTGCCGGCATTTGCCCGGGCAATAGACCCGGCAGAAGCGCTCAATGAGGGCATTGATGTGAGGCTCAAAAAAGAGCTCGCTGATGTGGCCCTTAGCGCCGCCAAAGCCAAAGGCGCCACCTATGCAGATGTGCGCATAGGCCGTTACCTCAACCAGTTTGTACTGACCCGTGAAAACCGCGTGCAGAATGTGGCCAACACGGAATCGTTTGGTGTAGGCATCCGCGTCATCGCAAATGGTTGCTGGGGCTTTGCCGCTACAAACAAGGTGACCAAAGAAGATATTGCCAGAACCGCGGAACGTGCGGTGGCCGTGGCCAAAGCCAACAGCCGCGTGCCGGCAGACCCGGTGCAGCTGGCGCCCCAGAAAGGTTATGGGGAAGTGGCGTGGAAAACACCCATTGAGACCAGCGCCTTTTCCGTACCGGTAAAAGACAAGGTGGACCTGCTGCTGAAGGTGAACAGCATTGCCATGGGCGCCGGCGCTAACTTTGTGAACTCGGGCATCTTTGCTTCCAATGAGCAGAAATATTTTGCCTCCACGGATGGTTCGTACATAGACCAGGACATTCACCGGATCTACCCGCAATTCAATGTGACCAAAATAGACAAGGCCTCCGGCAAGTTTGAAACCCGTGCCTCGCTTAGCTCTCCCATGGGTATGGGGTATGAATACCTGACACCCACCCCGGAAGCAAAAGTGAGCGGCATTGTAACGCGGTATAAAGACCGCTACGATATGCTGGAAGATGTGAAGAACGCCGCGGCAGACGTAACCCAGAAGATCAGCGCCAAGAGCGTGGAACCGGGTAAGTACGACCTGCTGCTGGACCCTTCCCACCTCTGGCTCACTATCCACGAATCAGTGGCCCACCCCACGGAGCTGGACCGCGTACTGGGCTATGAAGCCAACTACGCCGGTACCAGTTTCCTGACGCTGGACAAGTGGCGCTCCGGTAATTTCCAGTTTGGCAGCAAGCTGGTAAACATCGTGGCAGACAAGGCCCAGCCCCATTCCCTGGGCGCCGTAGGGTACGATGATGAGGGCGTGGCCCCCAAGAAATGGGACCTGATCAAGGATGGGGTGCTGGTGAACTACCAGGCCATCCGTGACCAGGCGCACATCATTGGTCTCAAGGAATCACAAGGCTGCTGCTACGCGCAAAGCTGGTCTGATGTGCAGTTCCAGCGTATGCCCAACGTATCCCTGCAACCCGGTAAGGATACCCTCAGCGTGGATGACATGATCAAGAACATCAAGAAAGGCATCTATATCATCGGCAATGGTTCTTTCTCCATTGACCAGCAGCGCTACAACTTCCAGTTTGGCGGGCAAACCTTTTACGAGATCAAAGAAGGCAAGATCACCGGCATGCTCAAGGATGTAGCCTACCAGGCAAACACCCGTGAGTTCTGGAACTCCTGCAGCGCCATTGCAGACAAACGCGATTACCGCCTGGGCGGCGCCTTTAACGATGGTAAGGGCCAGCCTTCGCAGTCAAACGCAGTGTCGCACGGCAGCTCCACGGCCCGCTTTGACGGCGTGAACGTGATCAATACGGCAAGGAAAATCGGTTAA
- a CDS encoding TldD/PmbA family protein, giving the protein MSILTKEEAQALLKKVLAFSKSDECEVSLSGTEGGNIRYARNAISTAGDISTLTLSVSATYGKKTGSASINEFDDASLEKVVRRAEELAQLAPENPEHMPLMGPQTFKDAITYVQATADMTPESRADAVAQSVQASKDAKLQAAGYIENTTSFDVVANSKGLFAYNQGTDVIFSITTRNEEGTGSGYAARGFNDVRKLDTLGATKVAASKANGSAGAKAIEPGKYTVILEPVAATYMIENMFRGFDARSADEGRSFMSKPGGGNRLGEQLMDEKVNIYSDPFNKDLPSATWNREGFPLERTDWIRNGKVENLAYSRYWAEKKGAKPLPFGANYIMEGGDQTIEDMIKSTEKGILVSRLWYIRLVDAQTLLLTGLTRDGTFYIENGEIKFPIKNMRFNESPVIMLNNVEALGKVERSISVESYRSYLIPPMKIRDFTFTSLSDAV; this is encoded by the coding sequence ATGTCCATACTGACAAAAGAAGAAGCCCAGGCACTATTGAAAAAAGTACTGGCCTTTTCAAAATCGGATGAGTGTGAAGTAAGCCTTTCCGGTACGGAAGGCGGCAACATCCGCTATGCGCGCAATGCGATCTCCACCGCGGGTGATATCAGTACCCTCACACTTTCCGTAAGCGCCACTTATGGAAAAAAGACGGGCTCCGCCAGCATCAATGAATTTGACGATGCATCCCTGGAAAAGGTAGTGCGCCGTGCAGAAGAACTGGCACAACTGGCGCCGGAAAACCCTGAGCACATGCCGCTGATGGGTCCCCAGACTTTTAAAGATGCGATCACCTACGTGCAGGCCACGGCGGATATGACGCCGGAAAGCCGCGCGGATGCAGTGGCGCAGAGCGTGCAGGCATCCAAAGATGCAAAACTGCAGGCCGCCGGCTATATTGAAAATACCACCAGCTTTGATGTGGTGGCCAATTCCAAAGGCCTCTTTGCCTATAACCAGGGTACGGATGTGATCTTCTCCATCACCACCCGAAATGAAGAAGGCACCGGCTCCGGTTATGCTGCCCGTGGCTTCAATGACGTGCGTAAGCTGGATACGCTGGGCGCTACCAAAGTGGCGGCTTCCAAGGCCAACGGTTCTGCAGGCGCCAAAGCCATTGAGCCCGGCAAATACACAGTGATCCTGGAACCGGTGGCGGCAACCTACATGATTGAAAACATGTTCCGCGGTTTTGACGCCCGCAGTGCCGATGAAGGCCGCAGCTTCATGAGCAAACCCGGTGGTGGGAACCGCCTGGGCGAGCAGCTCATGGACGAAAAGGTGAACATCTATTCCGATCCTTTCAACAAAGACCTGCCCTCCGCCACGTGGAACCGTGAAGGCTTTCCGCTGGAGCGCACGGACTGGATCAGGAACGGGAAGGTGGAAAACCTGGCCTACAGCCGTTATTGGGCAGAAAAGAAAGGCGCAAAACCCTTGCCCTTCGGCGCCAACTATATCATGGAAGGTGGCGACCAGACCATTGAAGACATGATCAAAAGCACGGAGAAAGGCATCCTGGTAAGCCGGCTCTGGTACATCCGCCTGGTGGATGCGCAGACCCTGTTGCTCACCGGCCTTACCCGCGACGGGACCTTCTACATTGAGAATGGGGAGATCAAATTCCCGATCAAGAACATGCGCTTTAACGAAAGCCCCGTGATCATGCTCAATAACGTGGAAGCACTGGGCAAAGTGGAACGCAGCATCAGCGTGGAATCTTACCGCAGCTATCTCATTCCGCCCATGAAGATCCGTGACTTCACCTTCACGTCCCTTTCAGACGCAGTGTAA
- a CDS encoding TldD/PmbA family protein has protein sequence MKRRDFLQWTGMGLGATMLSGMPLVGKALPLDAPWYTVDAAIKKQLADVALNAARSKGATYTDVRIGRYLNQFIITREDKVENVVNTESYGMGIRVIANGSWGFAATDKLDNDSIAHTAALAVAIAKENSRLLSEPVQLAPQKGYGEVSWKTPIEKNAFEVPIKEKVDLLLNVNAAAMKGGADYMNSYLFLVNEQKYFASSDGSYIDQDIHRIWPTFTITKIDKATGKFETRNALSAPVGMGYEYLLPRPEDKIHGISTLYKKRYDMVEDAAQGAKQVAEKMAAKSVEPGKYDLILDPSHLWLTIHESVGHPTELDRVLGYEANFAGTSFLTLDKWESRNFQFGSKHVNIKADKTQPGSLGAVGYDDEGVGTQEWDLIKDGVLVNYQAIRDQAHIINLPASQGCCYAQSWSDVQFQRMANVSLQPGKQTLSPQDMIKNVEKGIYIIGDGSFSIDQQRYNFQFAGQLFYEIKQGKIVGALKDVAYQANTREFWNSCSAVADKNDYRLGGSFFDGKGQPMQASAVSHGSSTARFDKVNVINTARKIG, from the coding sequence TTGAAAAGAAGAGACTTCCTGCAATGGACGGGCATGGGGCTGGGCGCCACCATGTTGTCCGGTATGCCGCTGGTGGGCAAAGCATTGCCCCTGGACGCACCGTGGTACACGGTAGATGCAGCCATCAAAAAGCAACTGGCCGATGTGGCCCTCAATGCCGCCCGCAGCAAAGGCGCTACCTATACGGACGTGCGCATAGGCCGCTACCTGAACCAGTTTATCATTACCCGCGAAGACAAGGTAGAGAACGTGGTGAACACTGAGAGCTACGGCATGGGCATCCGCGTGATAGCCAATGGCAGCTGGGGCTTTGCGGCCACAGACAAGCTGGATAACGACAGCATTGCCCATACGGCCGCACTGGCCGTGGCCATTGCCAAGGAAAACTCCCGCCTGCTCTCTGAGCCGGTACAACTGGCCCCGCAAAAGGGTTATGGGGAAGTAAGCTGGAAAACGCCGATTGAAAAGAATGCCTTTGAAGTGCCCATCAAGGAAAAGGTAGACCTGCTGCTCAATGTGAATGCCGCCGCCATGAAAGGAGGCGCGGATTACATGAACAGTTATCTTTTCCTGGTGAATGAGCAGAAATATTTTGCATCGTCCGATGGGTCTTACATAGACCAGGACATTCACCGGATCTGGCCCACCTTTACCATTACAAAAATTGATAAAGCCACCGGCAAATTTGAAACGCGCAATGCCCTGAGTGCCCCGGTGGGCATGGGTTACGAGTACTTGTTGCCCCGGCCGGAAGATAAGATCCACGGTATTTCCACGCTGTACAAAAAACGGTACGATATGGTGGAAGACGCCGCTCAGGGCGCTAAACAGGTGGCGGAAAAAATGGCCGCCAAAAGCGTGGAGCCGGGCAAGTACGACCTGATCCTGGACCCTTCTCACCTCTGGCTTACCATTCATGAAAGCGTGGGCCATCCCACGGAGCTGGATCGTGTGCTGGGCTATGAAGCCAACTTTGCGGGCACCAGTTTCTTAACCCTCGATAAATGGGAATCCAGGAATTTCCAGTTTGGCAGCAAGCATGTAAACATCAAAGCGGATAAAACACAGCCAGGCTCCCTCGGCGCCGTGGGTTATGACGATGAAGGGGTGGGCACCCAGGAATGGGACCTGATCAAAGACGGGGTGCTGGTCAACTACCAGGCCATCCGCGACCAGGCGCATATCATTAACCTTCCTGCATCGCAAGGCTGCTGCTACGCGCAAAGCTGGAGTGATGTGCAGTTCCAACGCATGGCCAACGTGTCATTGCAGCCGGGCAAACAAACCCTTTCCCCCCAGGATATGATCAAGAACGTGGAGAAAGGCATTTACATCATTGGTGACGGATCGTTCTCCATTGACCAGCAACGCTACAACTTCCAGTTTGCCGGCCAGCTGTTTTACGAGATCAAACAGGGTAAGATCGTAGGTGCATTGAAAGATGTAGCCTACCAGGCCAATACCCGCGAATTCTGGAACAGTTGTTCCGCTGTGGCAGACAAGAACGACTACCGCCTGGGCGGCTCCTTCTTTGACGGTAAAGGCCAGCCCATGCAGGCCAGCGCGGTTTCCCACGGCTCGTCCACCGCACGTTTTGATAAAGTGAACGTGATCAACACCGCCAGGAAAATCGGGTAA
- a CDS encoding TldD/PmbA family protein: MSILSREQCEALLKKVLGYSKADECEVSIYGADSGNIRFARNAASTSGGVFQTQLAVSATFGKRNGIATINEYDDASLEKVVRRAEELARLAPENPEYVGILGPQQYKESKRFIDATAAIDPKWRADAVSGVLQVAKDNKLTAAGFLENSAAYSAMANSKGLFAYDTATNVNFNVTMRTADAQGSGYGTKGYNDVSQLDVPAIAKRAAQKSAGSANAKAIEPGKYTVILEPAAAIVLLENLAFGMDARSADEGRSFLSLPGGKTRLGEKLVDERVNIYSDPFNPALPTSSYNQDGRPMERTSWIENGVVKNLAYSRYWAEKKGVKAVPQGDAFIMDGTNASLEELIKSTEKGILVTRLWYIREVDPQTLLFTGLTRDGTFYIENGEIKYPVKNLRFNESPVIMLNNLEALGKPERTVSGESSTHAMVPPMKLRDFTFTSLSDAV, encoded by the coding sequence ATGTCTATACTTAGCAGAGAACAATGCGAAGCCTTGCTGAAGAAGGTGCTGGGCTATTCAAAGGCGGATGAGTGTGAAGTGAGCATTTACGGGGCGGATAGCGGCAATATCCGTTTTGCCCGCAACGCAGCGTCCACCAGTGGCGGCGTGTTTCAGACACAACTGGCGGTGAGCGCCACTTTTGGGAAGCGCAATGGCATAGCCACCATCAATGAATATGACGATGCATCGCTGGAAAAAGTGGTGCGCCGCGCAGAGGAACTGGCCCGCCTGGCGCCGGAAAATCCGGAGTATGTAGGCATCCTGGGCCCGCAGCAATACAAGGAGAGCAAGCGTTTTATTGATGCCACCGCCGCCATAGATCCTAAATGGAGGGCGGATGCCGTATCGGGCGTATTGCAGGTGGCAAAGGATAACAAGCTTACCGCGGCGGGTTTCCTGGAAAACAGCGCGGCTTATTCCGCGATGGCCAATAGCAAGGGCTTGTTTGCCTATGATACCGCTACCAATGTAAACTTCAACGTGACCATGCGCACGGCCGATGCACAAGGCTCCGGCTATGGCACCAAGGGATACAACGATGTGAGCCAGCTGGATGTACCCGCTATTGCCAAACGGGCAGCGCAAAAATCGGCCGGCTCTGCCAATGCTAAAGCCATAGAGCCGGGCAAATACACGGTGATCCTGGAACCCGCTGCCGCCATCGTGCTGCTGGAGAACCTCGCATTTGGGATGGACGCCCGCAGCGCGGATGAGGGCCGCAGTTTCCTGAGCCTGCCCGGTGGCAAAACCAGGCTGGGAGAGAAGCTGGTGGACGAGCGTGTCAATATTTACAGCGATCCCTTTAACCCTGCACTGCCCACCAGCAGCTACAACCAGGATGGGCGCCCTATGGAGCGTACCTCCTGGATAGAGAACGGGGTGGTAAAGAACCTGGCCTACAGCCGCTACTGGGCAGAAAAGAAAGGCGTGAAAGCTGTGCCCCAGGGCGATGCATTCATCATGGACGGTACCAATGCCAGCCTGGAAGAGCTGATCAAAAGCACCGAGAAAGGCATATTGGTAACGCGGCTCTGGTACATCCGCGAGGTGGACCCGCAGACCCTGCTTTTCACCGGCCTTACCCGCGACGGGACTTTCTACATTGAGAACGGCGAGATAAAATACCCGGTGAAAAACCTGCGCTTCAATGAAAGCCCGGTGATCATGCTCAATAACCTGGAGGCATTGGGCAAGCCGGAACGCACAGTGAGCGGGGAGTCCAGTACCCACGCCATGGTACCGCCCATGAAGCTGCGCGATTTTACGTTTACGTCATTATCAGACGCAGTATAA
- a CDS encoding NAD(P)/FAD-dependent oxidoreductase, producing MTPMEHLDTSGPLPRVVIVGGGFAGLEVAKTLRKAPVDVLLIDKHNYHTFQPLLYQVASGGIEAESIAFPIRRIFSRQKNFMFRMAEVLRVEPEENLVHTEIGPIRYDYLVIATGADTNFFGNEQIKHYSMPMKSIPEALNLRSLILQNLEAALVEPDPERKKALMTFVVVGGGPTGVELSGALAELRNKVLVKEYPELDASEMRVFLVEGKPRVLGTFTEQASAKAAHFLRKMGVDVSNGVHVQSYDGYELRIDDGRCIRTRNVLWSAGVMGAAPPGIESGAVVRGNRLQTDEFFRVKGLDNVFAIGDVSVVVTEANPEGYPGVAQVAIQQGMQLARNLVRLLKQEPLKPFRYFNKGSLATIGRNKAVADLGFIRFQGFFAWLVWMFVHLMSLVGARNRLIVFINWAGSYFTFNSITRLIIRRYDRGSVPKPAAPKEEVKAAQQV from the coding sequence ATGACACCAATGGAACACCTGGACACCAGCGGCCCACTGCCTAGGGTAGTGATTGTAGGAGGCGGATTTGCGGGGCTGGAAGTAGCCAAAACCCTGCGCAAGGCCCCGGTAGACGTGCTGCTGATCGACAAGCACAATTACCATACATTTCAGCCCCTGCTTTACCAGGTTGCATCCGGGGGTATAGAGGCTGAGTCGATCGCATTCCCCATCCGCCGCATTTTTTCCCGACAAAAGAATTTCATGTTCCGCATGGCGGAAGTGCTCCGGGTAGAGCCGGAGGAAAACCTGGTCCATACCGAGATCGGGCCTATCCGTTATGATTACCTGGTGATCGCAACCGGTGCGGATACCAACTTCTTTGGCAATGAGCAGATCAAGCACTACTCTATGCCCATGAAGAGCATTCCCGAGGCCCTGAACCTGCGCAGCCTCATCCTGCAGAACCTGGAAGCTGCCCTGGTAGAGCCGGACCCCGAAAGGAAAAAAGCCCTCATGACCTTTGTGGTGGTGGGCGGCGGCCCTACCGGTGTGGAGCTGAGCGGTGCGCTGGCAGAGCTGCGCAACAAGGTACTGGTAAAAGAATATCCTGAACTGGATGCCAGTGAAATGCGGGTATTCCTGGTAGAAGGCAAACCGCGTGTACTGGGCACCTTCACGGAGCAGGCTTCCGCAAAAGCGGCGCATTTCCTGCGCAAAATGGGCGTAGACGTAAGCAATGGTGTGCACGTACAAAGTTATGACGGGTATGAGCTCCGCATTGACGACGGCCGCTGCATCCGCACCCGCAACGTGTTGTGGAGCGCCGGGGTAATGGGCGCTGCACCTCCCGGTATTGAAAGCGGGGCCGTAGTACGGGGCAACCGCCTGCAAACGGATGAATTTTTCCGTGTAAAAGGGCTCGATAATGTATTTGCCATCGGCGACGTATCGGTAGTGGTAACGGAGGCCAACCCCGAAGGCTACCCCGGCGTAGCGCAGGTGGCCATCCAGCAGGGCATGCAACTGGCCAGGAACCTGGTGCGCCTGCTGAAACAGGAGCCACTGAAACCCTTCAGATATTTCAACAAAGGCTCCCTGGCCACCATTGGCCGTAATAAAGCGGTGGCAGACCTGGGCTTCATCCGTTTCCAGGGCTTCTTTGCATGGCTGGTGTGGATGTTTGTACACCTGATGTCGCTGGTAGGGGCGCGCAACCGCCTCATTGTGTTCATCAACTGGGCCGGTAGTTATTTTACGTTTAACAGTATTACCCGCCTGATCATCCGTCGCTATGACCGTGGCAGCGTGCCTAAACCGGCAGCGCCGAAAGAGGAAGTGAAAGCTGCGCAGCAGGTATAA
- a CDS encoding winged helix-turn-helix transcriptional regulator → MATRKTNSSNYLNQEFLESRCALNELIYLLSKRWITDVLFTIEEGNDRFSSIKEALEHITDHILSDRLKLLEKNGLISKQQHAGVPAKVTYALTDKGMELSNMLESLCHFAGDIFERDECAVPVTVEA, encoded by the coding sequence ATGGCCACACGCAAGACGAATTCATCCAACTACCTGAACCAGGAATTCCTTGAAAGCCGCTGCGCCCTCAATGAGCTGATCTATCTGCTGAGCAAGCGCTGGATCACGGACGTACTGTTCACCATTGAAGAAGGCAACGACCGCTTCTCCAGCATCAAGGAAGCGCTGGAACATATCACCGATCACATTCTCTCCGACCGTTTAAAGCTCCTGGAAAAAAATGGTTTAATATCCAAACAGCAGCACGCTGGTGTACCCGCTAAGGTTACCTACGCGCTGACCGACAAAGGCATGGAGCTGTCTAATATGCTGGAAAGCCTTTGCCACTTTGCCGGCGACATCTTTGAGCGCGACGAATGCGCAGTACCGGTGACCGTGGAAGCGTAA
- a CDS encoding NAD(P)-dependent alcohol dehydrogenase, translated as MIAAKGYAAPTPSAPLAPFSFERREVGPHDVQIEILYCGVCHSDLHQARNEWGAGIFPMVPGHEIVGRIVKVGDHVKKFKVGDLAGIGCFVDSCRTCPSCQEGLEQYCEVGSASTYNGTEMDRKTPTYGGYSNTIVTDENYTLKVAPNLPLDRVAPLLCAGITTWSPLRHWKVGKGHQVAIVGLGGLGHMAVKLAASLGAEVTVLSTSASKEKDAMDLGAHHFVVSKDAEAMKAQRGRFDFILDCVSAQHDLNLYLSLLKRDGTMVMVGAPPAPEAVHAFSLIPGRKTLAGSMIGGIKETQEMLDYCAEHNIASDVEVIAIKDINTAYDRMLKSDVKYRFVIDMATL; from the coding sequence ATGATTGCAGCAAAAGGCTATGCGGCACCAACGCCCTCCGCGCCACTGGCACCGTTCAGCTTTGAACGCAGGGAAGTAGGCCCCCACGATGTACAGATCGAGATCCTGTACTGCGGTGTGTGCCACTCTGATCTTCACCAGGCCCGCAATGAGTGGGGCGCCGGCATCTTCCCGATGGTGCCCGGGCATGAGATCGTAGGCCGCATCGTGAAAGTGGGAGACCATGTGAAGAAATTCAAGGTAGGAGACCTGGCCGGCATCGGCTGTTTTGTAGACTCCTGCCGTACCTGCCCCAGCTGCCAGGAAGGCCTGGAGCAGTACTGTGAAGTAGGATCTGCCTCCACTTACAATGGTACCGAAATGGATCGTAAAACGCCCACTTACGGCGGTTATTCCAACACCATCGTGACCGACGAAAATTACACCCTCAAAGTAGCGCCCAACCTGCCCCTGGACCGCGTAGCGCCCCTGCTCTGCGCCGGCATCACCACCTGGTCCCCCCTCCGCCACTGGAAAGTAGGCAAAGGACACCAGGTAGCCATTGTAGGCCTGGGTGGCCTGGGCCATATGGCCGTAAAGCTGGCCGCCTCCCTGGGCGCGGAAGTGACCGTGCTGAGCACCTCTGCCAGCAAGGAAAAGGACGCAATGGACCTGGGTGCCCACCATTTCGTAGTAAGCAAGGACGCCGAGGCGATGAAAGCGCAGCGTGGCCGCTTCGACTTCATCCTCGACTGCGTATCGGCTCAGCACGACCTGAACCTGTACCTGTCGCTCCTGAAACGCGACGGTACCATGGTGATGGTAGGCGCACCGCCGGCACCCGAGGCAGTGCATGCATTCAGCCTTATCCCGGGCCGCAAGACCCTGGCCGGCTCCATGATAGGCGGCATTAAAGAAACCCAGGAAATGCTGGACTACTGCGCGGAGCACAACATTGCCTCCGATGTGGAAGTGATCGCCATCAAAGACATCAACACGGCGTATGATCGGATGCTGAAAAGCGATGTGAAATACCGGTTTGTGATAGACATGGCCACCCTCTAA